Genomic window (Streptomyces sp. SLBN-31):
CCCCTGGGGCGCCGATCCCGCGACCATCACCTGCCCGCTGCTCCTGCTCCACGGCGGCCAGGACCGCATCGCACCGAGCACCCACGCCCGCTGGCTCGCCGACCGCACCCCCGGCTCGACCCTCTGGCTCCGCCCGGACGATGGACACCTCTCGGTACTGAACAGCGCGGTCACGGCGCTGGAGTGGCTGGTCGAGCACGCGAAGCCGTGACGTACATTCTCCACGGTTCGATCGCCGCCTGCTGCTCTCGCTCTTCCTGACCGCGGTCGACAACGGAGTCACCAGCGCAAACCTGCTTCCCCGCCGAAATTGTGGGAACTCCCCAATAAAGACCGGGTAGTTGAGTTGGGTCCAACCGGAGGCTACTTGCGCGTCCCCCTTTAGCCTGAGTGGTCAGTTTCCAACTGTTCACTGAATGGGGAATCTCGATGAAGGAACCCGGGCGCGCTTCTGGGAGGGTACGCCGTATCGCGGGCAGGGCGGGCAAGGTCGCGCTGGCCGCCGCACTCGGCACGTTTGTCCGCTGGGCTGTCACATGGCTCCTCGGCCGCCTCGGCTGAGTTGAGCAAGGAGGCGCGGGAACGCATCGGTTCCTCTTTGTGCCTCGGTACTCTTTGAGAACCGTCTTCATCGTGGTGCACCTGTATGCATCCAGCAATAAGGCACATTTCGGTGCCCCGGTTCCCTGGAGGTAACCATGAGCACAACCGACAGCGAGTCGGGGCCGGTACGGCAAGAGGATCCATGCCGTACCCGTCAAGTACTCGACATCGTTGGCGACAAGTGGTCGTTGCTGGTGGTACGCAACCTCAGCCAGGGACCGCGCCGCTTCACCGAACTCAAGCGGGCGATCGACGGAATCAGCCAGCGCATGCTGACCGTCACCCTGCGCGGCCTGGAACGCGACGGAATCCTCACGCGTACCGTCCACAACGTCATGCCGCCGCACGTCAGTTACGAACTCACTCCGATGGGCAAGACCCTCCGCCAGGCCACAGCGCCCCTGCTGGAGTGGAGCATCATGCACCTGGGAGACATCGACTCTGCCCGCGCCAGGTACGACGCACGCCCCGGCACGTCGACGGCCTAGCCTGCGCCCAGGTTCCCATGGCCCCGCGGCTTCTGCGCCGTTCAGCTGACCTCGATCACGACCTTGCCCTGCGCGGTGCCGTTCTCGATGGCGGCGTGGGCTGCGGCGACGTCGTCGAGGGTGAAGTGCCCGGAGTCGAGCAGGGGCGTGAGCGAG
Coding sequences:
- a CDS encoding helix-turn-helix domain-containing protein yields the protein MSTTDSESGPVRQEDPCRTRQVLDIVGDKWSLLVVRNLSQGPRRFTELKRAIDGISQRMLTVTLRGLERDGILTRTVHNVMPPHVSYELTPMGKTLRQATAPLLEWSIMHLGDIDSARARYDARPGTSTA